TAAAGAAGCTCTTCAAAACCCAGTTATTGCAAGTGTATTCCCTACATTTTCAATGACAATGATGCTTTTAGCAACATACATTAAACCTTTTAGTGGTGGATTCGCTAGTTTATTTTGGTTCGCTGGACTAATTCTTCATATAGTTCTTATGATATCTTTTACTCTAAAATTTGTACTAAACAATAATTATAGTATTAAAAAGGTATTCCCTAGCTGGTTTATCCCTTATGTGGGAATTGCAGCAGCTAGCGTTACATCTGGTGCAGTTGGAATGCAATCAATAGGAAGAATTATATTTTGGTTTGCTTTAGCTACTTTTGTTGTATTGCTTGTAATTGTTTTAAAGAGAGTTTTGGTGGTAAAAGAAATGCCTGAACCAACAATCCCAACAATTGGAATCATTTCAGCACCTGCAAGTATATGCTTAGCTGGATATATGAACTCATTTGAAGTGAAAAATATAATCCTTGTTTATGCCTTACTAATAGTTGCTCAAGTTTTATATTGGGGAGTAATACTTTATTTACCAAAGATACTAAAACTAAAATTTTACCCAAGTTACTCTGGATATACATTCCCATTAGTTATAAGCGGATTAGGATTAAAGCTTACTAATGGATTCTTAACTAAAGCAGGAAGTCCTATTTCATTCCTTCCAACATTGGTAACTATAGAAGAAGTCATTGCTGTAGTAGCATGTATTTATGTATTAATTAGATTTTTAGGGTTCTTATTTGCAACAGAAAAAGTACAACCACAAACAGGTAAGTAATTAAAAGTAAAAACATGGAGGAGATATAATGGATATTAAAAGCAGTGTGGAATTAATCGAATCATATTTAGATTTAGACCGTAAACCAGTAGGAGTTAAGTTTTTCTTTAATAAAGATGAATTTGATAACTTTGAAGTTCTTCAAAAAGATCGTAAAGTTACGTATTGTAACTCTGTACAACTTGCTAGTAGGGGACAAGCTATGAAATTAACAAAAGCAAATCAAGCATGCCCAAATGGAGCCTTTGCATTACATTTTACAGAAGTTCCAGAACCAATTGCTAATGGAAAAGGTAGATTCAGCAAACATATTTACAAAGATGTGGAAACATCAAAAAGTATTAATGATGATATGCTTTTCATAAAAGAGCAACTTGCAGGAATTGCAGTTATGCCTCTTGAAGACTATACTGAAGAACCAGATGTTGTAATTGTAGTAGGTAGTTCCTATAATGTAATGAGAATAATTCAAGGACATGGATACTTTAATGGCTATACAAATAACTTGAGAACTGTTGGACTACAAGCTGTATGTCAAGACTTAACAACATACCCTTACAATACTCAGGATATCAATATCTCTTTATTATGTCCGGGAACTCGATTAGTTGCTAATTGGCAAGCTAATGAAATAGGAATTGGTATTCCTTTTGCTAAATGGTACGAAGTTGTACAGGGTGTTATTGAAACAACTAATCCTTTTGAAAGAGATAAAAATAAAAAAGGTATCGTAGAAAGATTAAAGGCCCGTGGATTAGATGCTAGCGGAATCATATTCGGTCAAAACTATGATGATGGGTCATATAGCGGTGGAAAAATAGAAATTGAAGAATTAGGTAAATAATACAAGGAACTCCTGTTTAAAAGCAGGAGTTCCTTTATCTAATCTTAGAAGGTGTAATTAATTTTGTGCTTTAAATAAATCCCATGCACTAATCCGACAAGAATTATTTTACTTGATAAAAACTACAATTTTATTGCCTTAGTTTTATACTTGCCAAAACTATTTTATTTTATGCATTAATCAGTCTATGAATAGACCTACTATTATAAATCAATTTGTAACTAGTAATTTCGTGTCCATAATAGCCCCTCCTAAGCAAC
The sequence above is drawn from the Proteiniborus sp. DW1 genome and encodes:
- a CDS encoding TDT family transporter, with the translated sequence MKDLLKKLPLPITGLMLGFAALGNLIQSHSQSLRSLFGLTSGIIFVLVLLKIILLPKGVKEALQNPVIASVFPTFSMTMMLLATYIKPFSGGFASLFWFAGLILHIVLMISFTLKFVLNNNYSIKKVFPSWFIPYVGIAAASVTSGAVGMQSIGRIIFWFALATFVVLLVIVLKRVLVVKEMPEPTIPTIGIISAPASICLAGYMNSFEVKNIILVYALLIVAQVLYWGVILYLPKILKLKFYPSYSGYTFPLVISGLGLKLTNGFLTKAGSPISFLPTLVTIEEVIAVVACIYVLIRFLGFLFATEKVQPQTGK
- a CDS encoding DUF169 domain-containing protein — protein: MDIKSSVELIESYLDLDRKPVGVKFFFNKDEFDNFEVLQKDRKVTYCNSVQLASRGQAMKLTKANQACPNGAFALHFTEVPEPIANGKGRFSKHIYKDVETSKSINDDMLFIKEQLAGIAVMPLEDYTEEPDVVIVVGSSYNVMRIIQGHGYFNGYTNNLRTVGLQAVCQDLTTYPYNTQDINISLLCPGTRLVANWQANEIGIGIPFAKWYEVVQGVIETTNPFERDKNKKGIVERLKARGLDASGIIFGQNYDDGSYSGGKIEIEELGK